A window of Brevibacterium ihuae contains these coding sequences:
- the treY gene encoding malto-oligosyltrehalose synthase: protein MSQRPAPVPASTYRFQLTADFTLFDAAEQVPYLAGLGVDWVYLSPILASEPGSAHGYDMVDPTWVDDARGGRAGLEALSRAAHSAGMGVLVDVVPNHMGVATPRHNPYWWDLLTFGEASRFAHWFDIDWAAGADDTAPFRPDDGWHRPATGKLVLAELGSPDDLEKLEIREHEGSPVLAYYDALYPVAPGSLREGMTPQELHAVQNYRLVHWKHEDWELNYRRFFSIKTLAGIRVDDPEVFAATHREIASWFVDGLVDGLRIDHIDGLARPAEYLARLTHLTGAYIVTEKILALESRGERELLPASWEAAGARGTTGYELIAYIDGALTNRAGFFHLEAARQQLSAGGPLPGEETEGDPVDLASAARHLQRHPTSVHGLFTQIEQTAKTHFAFGPLSGEMLRLARELKAIGWFHCDARARAIIGSDPLDIDIEQLADVFGLLAASLPVYRVYAPAPTDRLHFLALLSDSVDTTDLPPLSPDGQIIRRALAAISSTARSATASDRLLSYLGVVLTTADHPTFVRFAQTTGAIMAKGVEDTTFYRYAALTALNEVGGRPEEPLAPTALWQEFERRMRTTPYGLNSLTTHDTKRSEDTRARILALAEVPEEFLAFLAAARRHTAVRYRPDESDLTVAAGQRYGINASMKESRAPLAADTSFDVLLWQAVLGAWPASPERLTEYALKAAREQSLYTWWTDNHAEFEGELRAAMEATANDPGLRELIADMDERIRAAGRSNGLVAKALQLLAPGVPDVYQGTELWDRSLVDPDNRRAVDYDARGALLGALDRLDPDSEDAWDSGGVKLLLTSRLLHLRARLRDVFVPDSPLLAGPPLPVGRAGAQWEHALAALFGSRVLFVGTRLPIGLEKAGGWADTTVTVADDDLRPLDDAAYLEQVLAETDPEATDAGTGSADDGAPGGNSASGAQDDPRWQDVITGAEYTGTRFRVADLLAHMPVAVLERVE, encoded by the coding sequence CCGCCTCCACCTACCGGTTCCAGCTCACAGCCGACTTCACCCTGTTCGATGCCGCCGAACAGGTCCCCTACCTCGCCGGCCTCGGCGTCGACTGGGTGTACCTGTCGCCGATCCTCGCCTCGGAGCCGGGGTCCGCGCACGGGTACGACATGGTCGACCCCACGTGGGTCGATGATGCCCGGGGAGGGCGAGCGGGTCTCGAGGCGCTCTCCCGCGCGGCACACTCCGCGGGCATGGGCGTGCTCGTCGACGTCGTCCCCAACCACATGGGCGTCGCCACTCCGCGCCACAACCCCTACTGGTGGGATCTGCTGACCTTCGGCGAGGCCTCGCGCTTCGCCCACTGGTTCGACATCGACTGGGCCGCGGGTGCCGACGACACCGCCCCCTTCCGGCCGGACGACGGCTGGCACCGTCCGGCCACCGGCAAGCTCGTCCTCGCCGAACTCGGCTCGCCCGACGACCTCGAGAAGCTCGAGATCCGCGAGCACGAGGGCTCCCCGGTCCTCGCCTACTACGACGCCCTGTACCCCGTGGCACCGGGGAGCCTGCGCGAGGGCATGACGCCGCAGGAGCTCCACGCGGTGCAGAACTACCGGCTCGTCCACTGGAAGCACGAGGACTGGGAGCTCAACTACCGCCGGTTCTTCTCGATCAAGACGCTCGCCGGCATCCGGGTCGACGATCCTGAGGTGTTCGCCGCCACCCACCGCGAGATCGCCTCGTGGTTCGTCGACGGGCTCGTCGACGGGCTGCGCATCGACCACATCGACGGACTCGCCCGGCCGGCGGAGTACCTCGCCCGGCTCACCCACCTCACCGGGGCGTACATCGTCACGGAGAAGATCCTCGCGCTCGAGTCCCGCGGCGAGCGCGAGCTCCTGCCCGCGAGCTGGGAGGCCGCGGGCGCCCGGGGCACCACCGGCTACGAGCTCATCGCCTACATCGACGGCGCCCTGACGAACCGTGCCGGATTCTTCCACCTCGAAGCCGCCCGCCAGCAGCTGAGCGCCGGCGGACCGCTGCCCGGCGAGGAGACCGAAGGGGATCCGGTCGACCTCGCCTCCGCGGCCCGCCACCTGCAGCGCCACCCGACCTCCGTGCACGGGCTGTTCACCCAGATCGAGCAGACCGCCAAGACGCACTTCGCGTTCGGCCCGCTGTCCGGGGAGATGCTCCGGCTGGCCCGCGAGCTCAAGGCGATCGGCTGGTTCCACTGCGACGCCCGCGCCCGCGCGATCATCGGCTCCGACCCTCTCGACATCGACATCGAGCAGCTCGCCGACGTGTTCGGGCTCCTCGCCGCTTCCCTCCCCGTCTACCGCGTCTATGCGCCGGCGCCCACCGACCGCCTGCACTTCCTCGCCCTCCTGTCCGACTCCGTCGACACGACGGACCTCCCGCCGCTGAGCCCGGACGGACAGATCATCCGACGGGCGCTTGCGGCGATCAGCTCCACCGCGCGGTCGGCCACCGCTTCGGACCGCCTGCTCTCCTACCTCGGCGTCGTCCTCACCACGGCGGATCATCCGACGTTCGTCCGCTTCGCCCAGACCACCGGGGCGATCATGGCGAAGGGCGTCGAGGACACGACCTTCTACCGCTACGCCGCGCTCACCGCGCTCAACGAGGTGGGCGGCCGCCCCGAGGAGCCCCTCGCGCCGACCGCGCTGTGGCAGGAGTTCGAGCGGCGCATGCGCACCACACCCTACGGCCTGAACTCGCTCACCACGCACGACACCAAGCGCAGCGAGGACACCCGGGCGCGGATCCTCGCACTCGCCGAGGTGCCCGAGGAGTTCCTCGCCTTCCTCGCCGCCGCGCGCCGGCACACCGCGGTGCGGTACCGGCCCGACGAATCCGATCTCACGGTCGCCGCCGGCCAGCGGTACGGCATCAACGCGAGCATGAAGGAGAGCCGGGCGCCGCTGGCCGCGGACACCTCGTTCGACGTCCTGCTGTGGCAGGCGGTGCTCGGCGCCTGGCCGGCCTCGCCGGAGCGCCTCACCGAGTACGCCCTCAAGGCCGCCCGCGAACAGAGCCTCTACACGTGGTGGACGGACAACCACGCCGAGTTCGAGGGCGAGCTGCGCGCCGCCATGGAAGCGACCGCGAACGACCCCGGACTCCGGGAGCTCATCGCGGACATGGACGAGCGGATCCGGGCGGCCGGCCGGTCGAACGGCCTCGTCGCCAAGGCCCTGCAGCTCCTCGCCCCCGGGGTGCCGGACGTGTACCAGGGCACCGAGCTGTGGGACCGCTCGCTCGTCGACCCGGACAACCGCCGCGCAGTCGACTACGACGCCCGCGGCGCGCTCCTGGGCGCCCTCGATCGACTCGATCCCGACAGCGAGGACGCCTGGGACTCCGGCGGCGTCAAGCTGCTCCTCACCTCCCGGCTGCTCCATCTGCGCGCTCGCCTCCGCGACGTCTTCGTGCCCGACAGCCCGCTCCTCGCCGGCCCTCCGCTCCCTGTCGGTCGCGCGGGCGCCCAGTGGGAGCATGCCCTCGCCGCACTGTTCGGCAGCCGCGTGCTGTTCGTCGGCACCCGGCTGCCGATCGGTCTCGAGAAGGCCGGCGGCTGGGCGGACACCACGGTGACCGTCGCCGACGACGACCTCCGGCCCCTCGACGATGCGGCCTACCTCGAGCAGGTGCTCGCGGAGACCGACCCCGAGGCGACGGATGCCGGCACCGGATCCGCCGATGACGGGGCGCCCGGTGGGAACTCCGCATCCGGCGCACAGGACGATCCGCGCTGGCAGGACGTCATCACCGGAGCCGAGTACACCGGCACCCGATTCCGCGTCGCCGACCTCCTCGCACACATGCCCGTCGCCGTCCTCGAACGAGTGGAGTGA
- a CDS encoding PaaI family thioesterase: MTDSTQTPQASGAEHTIGAPANPQIVVTELSPTRVTGHVDLGPEHHTPYGTVHGGVYCTIVESLGSMAGGNAVAERGQYSVGVHNATDFIRPFDRGRVLVAAEAIQQGRTQQLWLISITAEESGKLLARGHLRLHNVDLPQTS, translated from the coding sequence ATGACCGACAGCACCCAGACCCCGCAAGCCTCCGGCGCCGAACACACCATCGGCGCCCCGGCCAATCCGCAGATCGTCGTCACCGAGCTCAGCCCCACCCGGGTCACCGGTCACGTCGATCTCGGGCCGGAGCACCACACCCCCTACGGCACCGTCCACGGGGGCGTGTACTGCACGATCGTCGAATCCCTCGGCAGCATGGCCGGGGGCAATGCCGTCGCCGAGCGCGGCCAGTACTCGGTGGGAGTGCACAACGCCACCGACTTCATCCGCCCGTTCGACCGCGGTCGAGTCCTGGTGGCGGCCGAGGCGATCCAGCAGGGCCGTACCCAGCAGCTGTGGCTCATCTCGATCACCGCCGAGGAGTCCGGCAAGCTTCTGGCGCGCGGACATCTCCGCCTCCACAACGTCGACCTGCCGCAGACCTCGTGA
- the treZ gene encoding malto-oligosyltrehalose trehalohydrolase, which translates to MFRVWAPAAAAVRLAWRTDADLDMSPAAVRDRYRESPLSEPELDALGFRIEAMTHTPAGWWAVTDPSAELRAAVARTEQTDTATNAPLIEYGFLLDSHPDLRPDPRSRRQPYGPHGPSATVPALTADPASAWTGRAWDGSPVYELHIGTFTPGGTFDSAIERLDHLVALGIGWVELLPVNTFAGLHNWGYDGVAWYAVQESYGGPEGYRRFIDAAHARGLGVIQDVVHNHLGPSGNYLGLFGPYLHSAAANPWGDSINLDGPDSDEVRAFILDDLAMFAVAYGVDAFRLDAVHALVDSRALPILEDMTLHLEALAGELGRSHPIHLIAESDLNDPRLITARAQGGDGLTGQWSDDFHHAVHVALTGETGGYYADFADPRALPKVLRSGFFHDGTRSSFRGRAHGRPIDGKRVDPGQLVVCTQNHDQVGNRAAGDRLSHLVGPDALAVGATLLLLGPNTPMLFMGEEWAASTPWQFFTDHREEWLGEAVSNGRKSEFARMGWDESTVPDPQDPETFTRSVLDWSEFAEESGPENASRRAIFELHCALGRIRAARPEFRGPRFADIRVDGPAASEDARGDERWVSLTIGGLALVANLGSGEQRVRLPRPAAATLLDTAEFLTARGVAVPGGATGTGVSGTATAVIDAEDVVLPPMTAVAIELAG; encoded by the coding sequence GTGTTCCGGGTCTGGGCGCCCGCAGCCGCAGCCGTGCGCCTCGCCTGGCGCACCGATGCCGACCTCGACATGTCACCCGCCGCGGTCCGCGATCGCTACCGCGAGTCACCCCTGTCCGAACCCGAGCTCGATGCGCTCGGTTTCCGGATCGAGGCGATGACGCACACCCCGGCGGGGTGGTGGGCCGTGACCGACCCCTCCGCCGAGTTGCGCGCCGCCGTCGCACGGACGGAGCAGACGGACACTGCGACGAATGCTCCGCTCATCGAGTACGGGTTCCTCCTCGACTCCCACCCCGACCTCCGGCCCGATCCGCGCTCGCGCCGGCAGCCGTACGGTCCTCACGGCCCGTCGGCGACCGTGCCCGCTCTCACCGCCGACCCCGCGTCGGCCTGGACCGGGCGCGCCTGGGACGGCTCTCCCGTCTACGAGCTCCACATCGGCACCTTCACCCCCGGCGGCACCTTCGATTCCGCGATCGAGCGGCTCGACCACCTCGTCGCGCTCGGGATCGGCTGGGTCGAGCTCCTCCCGGTCAACACCTTCGCCGGCCTCCACAACTGGGGCTACGACGGGGTCGCCTGGTACGCGGTGCAGGAGAGCTACGGTGGGCCGGAGGGGTACCGACGCTTCATCGACGCGGCCCACGCGCGCGGCCTCGGCGTCATCCAGGACGTCGTCCACAACCACCTGGGCCCGTCCGGGAACTACCTCGGACTCTTCGGTCCGTACCTCCACTCCGCGGCCGCGAACCCCTGGGGCGATTCGATCAACCTCGACGGCCCGGACTCCGACGAGGTGCGCGCGTTCATCCTCGATGACCTCGCGATGTTCGCCGTCGCCTACGGCGTCGACGCCTTCCGGCTCGACGCGGTCCACGCCCTAGTCGATTCCCGCGCGCTGCCGATCCTCGAGGACATGACGCTCCACCTGGAGGCGCTCGCCGGGGAGCTCGGACGGTCCCATCCGATCCACCTCATCGCCGAATCCGACCTCAACGATCCCCGTCTCATCACCGCGCGCGCCCAGGGCGGGGACGGTCTCACGGGCCAGTGGAGCGACGACTTCCACCATGCGGTGCACGTCGCACTCACCGGGGAGACCGGCGGCTACTACGCCGACTTCGCCGATCCGCGCGCGCTGCCGAAGGTGCTCCGCTCCGGCTTCTTCCACGACGGGACCCGCTCCTCGTTCCGGGGTCGGGCGCACGGTCGCCCGATCGACGGCAAACGGGTGGACCCCGGGCAGCTCGTCGTGTGCACGCAGAACCACGACCAGGTGGGCAACCGTGCGGCCGGCGACCGGCTCTCGCATCTCGTGGGTCCCGATGCCCTGGCCGTCGGCGCGACGCTCCTGCTGCTCGGACCGAACACCCCGATGCTCTTCATGGGCGAGGAGTGGGCGGCCTCGACCCCGTGGCAGTTCTTCACCGACCACCGGGAGGAATGGCTGGGCGAGGCGGTGTCGAACGGACGCAAGAGCGAGTTCGCCCGGATGGGATGGGACGAGTCGACGGTGCCCGATCCCCAGGACCCGGAGACCTTCACCCGCTCCGTCCTCGACTGGTCGGAGTTCGCGGAGGAGAGCGGACCGGAGAACGCTTCCCGCCGAGCGATCTTCGAGCTGCACTGCGCACTCGGTCGGATCCGGGCCGCACGCCCGGAGTTTCGCGGTCCCCGCTTCGCCGACATCCGCGTGGACGGTCCCGCAGCGTCTGAGGACGCTCGCGGCGACGAGCGCTGGGTCTCACTCACCATCGGCGGTCTCGCACTCGTCGCCAACCTCGGGAGCGGGGAGCAGCGCGTCCGGCTCCCCCGGCCTGCGGCGGCGACGCTCCTCGACACCGCAGAGTTCCTCACCGCGCGCGGGGTGGCCGTGCCCGGCGGGGCGACGGGCACCGGCGTCTCCGGCACCGCGACCGCGGTCATCGATGCCGAGGACGTCGTCCTCCCGCCGATGACCGCAGTCGCGATCGAGCTCGCCGGCTGA
- a CDS encoding maleylpyruvate isomerase family mycothiol-dependent enzyme, producing the protein MSTGRGAVHDLWEATHRARQDLVDDLSGLGEEDWRRPTLCGAWDVEHVVAHLTAAASTGTLAWVRSIVLAGFRPAVHNERRLREHLGPTTQDTLDRFRAVVSATVAPTSDLAAYLGEVVVHGEDIRHPLGIAGPDVVESATAVAEFYARRDFTVESRTTAAGVRLRATDGPFKAGSGPEVAGPTLALVMVMAGRSSHLGQLTGDGVAVLASRLT; encoded by the coding sequence GTGAGCACAGGGCGCGGTGCGGTGCATGACCTGTGGGAGGCCACGCACCGCGCGCGGCAGGACCTCGTCGACGATCTCTCGGGACTCGGTGAGGAGGATTGGCGCCGGCCGACCCTGTGCGGGGCGTGGGATGTCGAGCATGTCGTCGCACATCTCACGGCAGCGGCATCGACCGGTACTCTCGCATGGGTCCGCAGCATCGTGCTGGCCGGGTTCCGCCCGGCTGTCCACAACGAGCGGCGACTGCGAGAGCACCTCGGTCCCACAACGCAGGACACCCTCGACCGCTTCCGGGCGGTGGTGTCCGCGACCGTGGCGCCGACCTCGGACCTCGCCGCATATCTCGGCGAGGTCGTCGTCCACGGCGAGGACATCCGTCACCCGCTCGGGATCGCCGGTCCCGATGTCGTGGAATCCGCGACCGCCGTGGCGGAGTTCTATGCGCGCCGGGACTTCACGGTGGAGAGCAGGACGACCGCCGCCGGAGTGCGGCTGCGGGCCACCGACGGCCCCTTCAAGGCAGGGTCCGGACCCGAGGTCGCGGGGCCGACGCTCGCTCTCGTCATGGTCATGGCGGGTCGCAGCAGCCACCTCGGCCAGCTGACCGGAGACGGCGTGGCCGTGCTCGCGAGCCGGCTCACCTGA
- a CDS encoding VOC family protein, whose product MDTITPFLWFDDCAEEAMEYYVSVFPDSSIGEVMRYTEELEDMGEQFRGMTGKINAAWFTLAGRRFGCLDGGPYFTLSEAVSFAITCEDQAEIDHYWEKLSHVPEAEQCGWCKDRFGVSWQVMPAGMDALVGTPAAMQALLGMKKIVIADLEAVQDR is encoded by the coding sequence GTGGACACGATCACGCCATTCCTCTGGTTCGACGACTGCGCCGAAGAGGCGATGGAGTACTACGTGTCGGTGTTCCCCGACTCCTCGATCGGTGAGGTCATGCGGTACACGGAGGAGCTCGAGGACATGGGCGAGCAGTTCCGGGGGATGACCGGGAAGATCAACGCCGCGTGGTTCACCCTCGCCGGCCGCCGCTTCGGCTGCCTCGACGGCGGGCCGTACTTCACCCTCAGCGAGGCGGTGTCGTTCGCGATCACGTGTGAGGACCAGGCCGAGATCGACCACTACTGGGAGAAGCTCTCCCACGTGCCCGAAGCGGAGCAGTGCGGGTGGTGCAAGGACCGGTTCGGGGTGTCGTGGCAGGTCATGCCCGCCGGGATGGACGCGCTCGTCGGAACCCCGGCGGCCATGCAGGCGCTGCTCGGGATGAAGAAGATCGTCATCGCCGATCTCGAAGCGGTGCAGGACCGGTGA
- a CDS encoding VOC family protein: MARPTGEPTWLEYSANGIADSIDFYRRIFGWEFVDQGPEMNGYQMVIAAGNAQAGFMDTAGMTCPEGGEIDPSWDIYLAVDDLDARLEKVKAHGGRVVLEPTEVAARGRFAGILDPTGAYVGMWEEKGFDGYTFSAAPGTPVWFELMSMDFEASTEFYTAVFDFDVTLMESDEDDPQPDLRYATNAPEERASAGICEAKSWFPEGTPSFWRAYFCVTDADATVAAIQEAGGKLLDGPTDSPFGRVATVEDPKGVTFQVNQPLGDSAPGGV; encoded by the coding sequence ATGGCACGACCGACCGGAGAGCCGACCTGGCTCGAGTACAGCGCCAACGGCATCGCGGACAGCATCGATTTCTACCGGCGGATCTTCGGCTGGGAGTTCGTCGACCAGGGTCCGGAGATGAACGGCTACCAGATGGTCATCGCCGCCGGGAACGCTCAGGCGGGCTTCATGGACACCGCGGGGATGACCTGCCCCGAGGGCGGTGAGATCGACCCGTCGTGGGACATCTACCTCGCGGTCGACGACCTCGACGCCCGGCTGGAGAAGGTGAAGGCCCACGGCGGACGCGTGGTCCTCGAACCGACCGAGGTCGCCGCACGGGGACGGTTCGCCGGGATCCTCGACCCCACGGGCGCCTATGTGGGCATGTGGGAGGAGAAGGGATTCGACGGGTACACCTTCAGCGCCGCTCCGGGGACCCCGGTGTGGTTCGAGCTCATGAGCATGGACTTCGAGGCCTCGACGGAGTTCTACACCGCGGTGTTCGACTTCGACGTCACCCTCATGGAGAGCGATGAGGACGACCCGCAGCCCGACCTGCGGTACGCGACGAACGCGCCGGAGGAGCGGGCGAGCGCCGGCATCTGCGAGGCGAAGTCGTGGTTCCCGGAGGGCACCCCGTCGTTCTGGCGGGCGTACTTCTGCGTCACGGACGCCGATGCGACGGTCGCCGCGATCCAGGAGGCCGGTGGGAAGCTCCTCGACGGGCCGACCGACTCGCCGTTCGGCCGGGTCGCAACCGTGGAGGATCCGAAGGGCGTGACGTTCCAGGTCAACCAGCCGCTCGGCGATTCGGCCCCCGGCGGCGTGTGA
- a CDS encoding helix-turn-helix transcriptional regulator, with amino-acid sequence MDHTTALAAIGFMRERYAERIVVDDIADHVGYSPAHFARSFARVARLGPGQYLSAIRFDAAKRLLLAEDFAVAEVCAAVGFDSLPTFTRRFARAVGTTPAALRRVAESVGEQPPRPFEQTDARHDRIRVHITHPVDGWSGADTWLGWYRQPAPIGLPLAGVLVRDHAVVDLPMCPGAPWLLAFAVPPAAEVGDHFALGQPVVAVHPEPILPPVPPGRSVALDLGPAPVTSVPLLSALPVLWEQKRRNG; translated from the coding sequence ATGGATCACACGACGGCGCTCGCCGCGATCGGATTCATGCGGGAGCGGTACGCGGAGCGCATCGTGGTCGACGACATCGCCGACCACGTGGGCTACAGCCCCGCGCACTTCGCGCGGTCATTCGCCCGGGTCGCCCGGCTGGGCCCCGGACAGTACCTCTCGGCGATCCGCTTCGACGCGGCCAAGCGCCTGCTGCTCGCCGAGGACTTCGCCGTCGCCGAGGTGTGCGCCGCCGTCGGCTTCGACTCCCTCCCGACCTTCACCCGCCGGTTCGCGCGGGCCGTGGGAACGACCCCGGCGGCGCTGCGGAGGGTCGCCGAAAGCGTCGGCGAGCAGCCGCCTCGGCCGTTCGAGCAAACCGACGCCCGGCACGACCGGATCCGGGTGCACATCACCCATCCCGTCGACGGCTGGTCCGGGGCGGACACCTGGCTCGGCTGGTACCGGCAGCCGGCTCCGATCGGACTGCCGCTCGCCGGCGTGCTCGTCCGGGACCATGCGGTGGTCGACCTCCCGATGTGCCCCGGGGCGCCGTGGCTGCTCGCCTTCGCGGTCCCGCCCGCGGCCGAGGTAGGGGATCACTTCGCGCTCGGTCAGCCGGTCGTGGCGGTGCACCCGGAACCGATCCTGCCGCCGGTTCCCCCGGGCCGGAGCGTCGCCCTCGACCTCGGCCCGGCACCGGTCACCTCGGTCCCCCTGCTGTCGGCGCTTCCGGTGCTGTGGGAACAGAAGCGCAGGAACGGATAA
- a CDS encoding gamma-glutamyltransferase, with amino-acid sequence MTKTFRAISTPHHLATEAGRQMFEAGGSAVDAAIAADAVLAVVYPHNTAIGGDLIALVSTPGAPEPALVDAFGYAPRDVRPEQWGTSGRVPAFGPPSITVPGTLRGWRHLHDAYGRLPWDTLLEPAITAARDGYPISRSLRGAIDRTAASGAEGRDFVEAFFGPEWETANTASNPALARTLTRLAAAGPDDFYTGEVAAAVLAYLRSVRPEFTAADLADYAVRTTEPLSTTFGGYTVHTGGAPCQGFALLRYLDELAEAVAAGARSDEAVTGGGAAPASEVRPELLADTALARIWADSFAHSDALRDSILTEDTDPAALLDRSLAGAAAGERAGASDAGGAGASAPADGDTVGIAAHDGELSISLIQSLYSAFGSRCFDPRTGIVFQNRGSMFSLDPESPQFVRGRARPPHTLMPVIVTDAEGRPAIVQATMGGKAQAQIHARLFTHLVRGGTAEQAVALPRWVTGIRHPGDTPHTVHIEADVPAAVVEVLEDSTPEPLQRTAALTDWMGHANVIDLRGPAPAAASDPRADGSAWVG; translated from the coding sequence ATGACGAAGACCTTCCGCGCGATCTCGACCCCGCACCACCTGGCGACCGAGGCCGGCCGTCAGATGTTCGAGGCGGGCGGCAGCGCCGTCGACGCCGCGATCGCCGCCGATGCGGTGCTCGCCGTCGTCTACCCGCACAACACCGCGATCGGCGGAGACCTCATCGCGCTCGTGTCGACCCCCGGTGCCCCGGAGCCCGCTCTCGTCGATGCGTTCGGCTATGCCCCGCGCGACGTCCGACCCGAGCAGTGGGGCACGAGCGGGCGCGTTCCCGCCTTCGGACCGCCGTCCATCACCGTGCCCGGCACCCTGCGCGGCTGGCGGCATCTCCATGACGCCTACGGCAGGCTGCCCTGGGACACGCTCCTCGAGCCCGCGATCACTGCGGCCCGCGACGGCTACCCGATCAGCCGGTCGCTCCGCGGCGCCATCGACCGGACCGCGGCGTCCGGGGCCGAGGGGCGAGACTTCGTCGAGGCGTTCTTCGGACCGGAATGGGAGACCGCGAACACCGCCTCGAACCCCGCGCTCGCACGGACGCTCACCCGTCTCGCCGCGGCCGGGCCGGACGACTTCTACACCGGTGAGGTCGCTGCCGCCGTCCTCGCCTACCTGCGATCGGTGCGGCCGGAGTTCACCGCCGCCGACCTCGCGGACTACGCGGTGCGGACCACCGAGCCGCTGAGCACCACGTTCGGCGGGTACACCGTCCACACCGGCGGGGCGCCGTGCCAGGGCTTCGCGCTCCTCCGGTACCTCGACGAGCTCGCCGAGGCGGTGGCCGCCGGGGCTCGGTCCGACGAGGCAGTGACCGGCGGCGGCGCGGCCCCAGCGAGCGAGGTGCGTCCCGAGCTGCTCGCCGACACCGCGCTCGCCCGGATCTGGGCGGATTCCTTCGCCCACTCGGATGCCCTGCGCGATTCGATCCTCACCGAGGACACCGACCCGGCGGCGCTGCTCGACCGGTCACTGGCCGGCGCGGCTGCGGGAGAGCGCGCGGGCGCCTCGGATGCGGGTGGGGCCGGTGCCTCGGCCCCGGCCGACGGCGACACCGTGGGCATCGCCGCCCACGACGGCGAACTGAGCATCTCGCTCATCCAAAGCCTGTACTCGGCGTTCGGCTCACGGTGCTTCGATCCGCGCACCGGGATCGTGTTCCAGAACCGCGGGTCGATGTTCTCCCTCGATCCGGAGTCCCCGCAGTTCGTCCGCGGTCGGGCACGCCCGCCCCACACGCTCATGCCGGTCATCGTCACCGACGCCGAAGGCCGGCCCGCGATCGTCCAGGCGACGATGGGCGGCAAGGCGCAGGCGCAGATCCACGCGCGGCTCTTCACCCACCTCGTGCGCGGCGGCACCGCCGAACAGGCGGTCGCTCTCCCCCGCTGGGTCACGGGAATCCGCCATCCCGGTGACACCCCGCACACCGTCCACATCGAGGCGGACGTCCCCGCCGCGGTCGTCGAGGTGCTCGAGGACTCGACCCCGGAGCCACTGCAGCGGACCGCCGCGCTCACCGATTGGATGGGCCACGCGAACGTCATCGATCTGCGCGGCCCCGCACCGGCCGCGGCCTCAGACCCGCGCGCCGACGGCTCCGCCTGGGTGGGCTGA